The following coding sequences are from one Azospirillum humicireducens window:
- a CDS encoding efflux RND transporter periplasmic adaptor subunit: MSLLTRKQIIGFAAGLGLAAAAGLAAALGETETGPQDGTVTRPAVSTTRNSVLTVTATVPHREDWAQTLPASGALAAWQEAVIGAETGNLRITQLFADVGTQVTRGQELARLAQDSVQADVRKQEALVAQARASLAQAQANAKRARLVKGSGALSDQQVTEYLITEETARASLASAEADLDSSRITLARTSIRAVDDGVVTSRSATLGTVVSAGTELFRLQRQSRVEWQAELDARQVPQVRSGQTARVTLPDGQTVEGTVRQAAPALNSGTGRGIVYVSLPAGSGALAGGYASGSIELGNSPALTLPQSAVVLRDGRSQVFTIGENGRVTRRIVATGRRQGDRVEILSGLSADAQVVETGGAFLSDGATVTVGPPPSAAVGHGPTDVATLPAAVTGGR; encoded by the coding sequence GTGAGCCTCCTCACCCGCAAGCAGATCATCGGATTTGCGGCCGGACTTGGGCTGGCCGCCGCTGCCGGCCTTGCCGCGGCCCTAGGCGAAACAGAGACCGGACCGCAGGACGGCACCGTCACCCGGCCCGCCGTATCCACCACGCGCAACAGCGTGCTGACCGTCACAGCGACAGTTCCTCACCGTGAGGACTGGGCGCAGACCCTGCCGGCCAGTGGCGCCTTGGCGGCGTGGCAGGAAGCGGTGATCGGCGCCGAGACCGGAAACCTGCGCATCACCCAGCTGTTCGCCGATGTCGGAACCCAGGTCACCCGTGGACAGGAACTGGCGCGGCTGGCTCAGGACAGCGTGCAGGCCGATGTCCGCAAGCAGGAGGCGCTGGTGGCGCAGGCCAGGGCATCGCTGGCGCAGGCACAGGCCAACGCCAAGCGCGCCCGTCTGGTCAAGGGCAGCGGCGCGCTGTCGGACCAGCAGGTGACCGAATACCTGATCACCGAAGAGACCGCGAGGGCCAGCCTGGCATCGGCCGAGGCCGACCTGGACAGCAGCCGGATCACGCTGGCGCGGACCAGCATCCGGGCGGTGGATGACGGGGTGGTGACCTCCCGCTCCGCCACGCTTGGCACGGTGGTGTCGGCAGGGACCGAGCTGTTCCGGCTGCAACGGCAAAGCCGGGTGGAATGGCAGGCGGAGTTGGACGCCCGTCAGGTGCCGCAGGTCCGGTCCGGCCAGACCGCACGGGTGACCCTGCCCGATGGGCAGACGGTGGAGGGAACGGTGCGGCAGGCGGCCCCGGCGCTCAACAGCGGCACCGGTCGCGGCATCGTCTATGTGTCACTGCCGGCCGGAAGCGGCGCGCTGGCCGGCGGCTATGCCAGCGGCAGCATCGAGTTGGGCAACAGCCCGGCGCTGACCCTGCCGCAATCCGCCGTGGTTCTGCGCGACGGGCGGTCGCAGGTCTTCACCATCGGCGAGAACGGCCGGGTAACCCGGCGGATCGTCGCCACCGGACGGCGGCAGGGCGACCGGGTGGAGATCCTGTCCGGCCTGTCCGCCGATGCGCAGGTGGTGGAGACGGGCGGCGCCTTCCTGTCCGACGGCGCGACGGTCACCGTCGGGCCTCCGCCGTCCGCCGCTGTCGGTCACGGACCGACGGATGTCGCCACCCTGCCCGCAGCCGTGACCGGAGGGCGTTGA
- a CDS encoding efflux RND transporter permease subunit, translating to MNLSTWSIRNPVPSLLLFMLLTLLGLIGFDRLGIQQFPDMDLPTVTISASLEGAAPAQLETQVARKIEDKLASLSRIEHITTTITDGAVSISVTFDIDKNGEEALNEVRNAVDGAKADLPASMTTPSVSKVTAETRALLTYSVRSDRLDETDLSWFIDNDVTKAVLSAKGVAGVNRIGGIDREVHVDLDPALMAGLGVTPSDVSTALKSVQADNSGGQGEIGGKRQSLRTLGAVGTVEEVAAIAVPLSDGRHVRLDQVARVSDAHADRSTRAFLDGKPVIAFQVTRSKGFSDAGVAEAARKAVSSFAAAHPEVTITEASTTVTPILENYRGSMHLLLEGALLAVVVVWWFLRDWRATLIAAVALPLSILPAFAAMHLLGFSLNTVSLLALALVVGILVDDAIVEVENIARHLRQGKSARDAAMEAADEIGLAVIATTFTLVAVFLPTAFMSGIPGRIFRQFGLTAAVAVLASLLVARLLTPMMAAQFMKAQPTEERDGRLMLTYLATVRACLRHPWWTAFAAVAFFTLSLTIIPLLPTGFLPAQDDAQSQVTLTLPPDAALDDTTNLALQAEALLRGVPEVTGVFTAVGTATMGGGMDATTTTSPRTASLTVELAPRSERHRSQAAVEAEMRTLLRRLPGARVEVGRGNNGEQLQITLASDDPTALQQAADAVEADLRRLTGIGNVTSGAALQRPEIQIRPDFARAAALGVTSQDMADAVRMATYGDYSSSISKLNLPQRQIAVRVRLDPAVRTDLSALDQLRVKGANGTVALASIAEIGFGSGPSQIDRIDRSRNVTLSVELAGRALGEVMREAKALPSMKALPASVHLVEQGELERMNELFGGFGTAMAVGVFCIYSVLVLLFHEFLQPATILAALPLSVGGALFALLVAGMSFSMPTVIGLLMLMGIVTKNSILLVEYAVMARRDHGLGRVDALIDACHKRARPILMTTIAMGAGMMPIALGLGADPSFRQPMAVVVIGGLLTSTMLSLLVIPALFLLVDDFSRWMASWFAPQGATTTT from the coding sequence ATGAATCTGTCCACCTGGTCGATCCGCAACCCGGTTCCGTCGCTGCTGCTGTTCATGTTGCTGACCCTGCTCGGCCTGATCGGCTTCGACCGGCTCGGCATCCAGCAGTTCCCCGACATGGATCTGCCCACCGTCACCATCAGCGCATCGCTGGAAGGCGCCGCCCCGGCGCAGTTGGAGACGCAGGTCGCCCGCAAGATCGAGGACAAGCTGGCCTCGCTGAGCCGGATCGAGCACATCACCACCACCATCACCGACGGCGCCGTGTCCATCAGCGTCACCTTCGACATCGACAAGAACGGCGAGGAGGCGCTGAACGAGGTGCGCAACGCGGTGGACGGCGCCAAGGCCGACCTGCCGGCGAGCATGACCACGCCCAGCGTGTCGAAGGTGACGGCGGAAACCCGCGCGCTGCTGACCTACAGCGTCCGTTCCGACCGGCTCGACGAGACGGACCTGTCCTGGTTCATAGACAACGACGTGACCAAGGCGGTGCTGTCGGCCAAGGGCGTGGCCGGCGTGAACCGGATCGGCGGCATCGACCGCGAGGTCCATGTCGACCTCGATCCGGCGCTGATGGCCGGGCTGGGGGTGACCCCGTCCGACGTGTCGACCGCGCTGAAATCGGTGCAGGCCGACAATTCCGGCGGCCAGGGCGAGATCGGCGGCAAACGGCAGTCGTTGCGCACGCTGGGTGCCGTCGGCACGGTGGAGGAGGTGGCCGCCATCGCCGTCCCGCTGTCGGACGGCCGACATGTCCGGCTCGATCAGGTGGCGCGGGTGAGCGACGCCCATGCCGACCGCAGCACCCGCGCCTTCCTCGATGGCAAGCCGGTGATCGCCTTCCAGGTCACCCGCAGCAAGGGCTTCTCCGACGCCGGCGTGGCCGAGGCGGCGCGCAAGGCGGTATCCAGCTTCGCGGCCGCCCACCCGGAGGTGACGATCACCGAGGCCAGCACCACGGTCACCCCGATCCTGGAGAATTACCGCGGCTCGATGCATCTGCTGCTGGAAGGCGCCTTGCTGGCGGTGGTGGTGGTCTGGTGGTTCCTGCGCGACTGGCGGGCGACGCTGATCGCGGCGGTGGCCCTGCCGCTGTCGATCCTGCCGGCCTTCGCCGCCATGCATCTGCTGGGCTTCAGCCTGAACACGGTCTCGCTGCTGGCGCTGGCCCTGGTGGTCGGCATCCTGGTCGACGACGCCATCGTCGAGGTGGAGAACATCGCCCGCCACCTGCGCCAGGGCAAATCCGCCCGCGACGCCGCGATGGAGGCGGCCGACGAGATCGGGCTGGCGGTGATCGCCACCACCTTCACCCTGGTGGCGGTGTTCCTGCCGACCGCCTTCATGAGCGGGATTCCGGGTCGCATCTTCCGCCAGTTCGGCTTGACGGCGGCGGTGGCGGTGCTGGCGTCGCTGCTGGTGGCGCGTCTGCTGACCCCGATGATGGCAGCACAGTTCATGAAGGCGCAGCCCACGGAAGAGCGCGACGGCCGGCTGATGCTGACCTATCTCGCCACCGTGCGGGCCTGCCTTCGCCATCCCTGGTGGACGGCCTTCGCGGCGGTCGCCTTCTTCACCCTGTCGCTGACGATCATCCCGCTGCTGCCCACCGGCTTCCTGCCGGCGCAGGACGACGCGCAGAGCCAGGTGACACTGACCCTGCCGCCCGACGCCGCGCTGGACGACACCACCAATCTCGCCTTGCAGGCGGAGGCGCTGCTGCGCGGCGTGCCGGAGGTGACGGGGGTGTTCACTGCGGTCGGGACGGCGACAATGGGCGGCGGCATGGACGCCACCACGACGACCAGCCCACGCACCGCATCCTTGACGGTGGAACTGGCGCCACGGTCGGAACGCCACCGTAGTCAGGCGGCAGTGGAGGCGGAGATGCGCACCCTGTTGCGGCGCCTTCCCGGCGCGCGGGTCGAGGTCGGGCGCGGCAACAACGGCGAGCAGTTGCAGATCACGCTGGCCAGCGACGACCCGACCGCCTTGCAGCAGGCCGCCGACGCGGTGGAGGCCGATCTGCGCCGGCTGACCGGCATCGGCAACGTCACCTCCGGGGCGGCGCTCCAACGGCCGGAGATTCAAATCCGGCCGGACTTCGCCCGTGCGGCGGCGCTGGGCGTCACGTCGCAGGACATGGCGGATGCGGTGCGGATGGCGACTTACGGCGACTATTCGTCCTCCATCTCCAAGCTCAACCTGCCCCAGCGCCAGATCGCCGTTCGCGTGCGGCTCGACCCGGCGGTGCGCACCGACCTGTCGGCGCTGGACCAGCTGCGGGTGAAGGGCGCCAACGGAACGGTGGCGCTCGCCTCGATTGCGGAAATCGGCTTCGGCAGCGGTCCGTCGCAGATTGACCGCATCGACCGCTCGCGCAACGTTACCCTGTCGGTGGAGTTGGCCGGCCGCGCCTTGGGCGAGGTGATGCGGGAGGCCAAGGCACTGCCGTCGATGAAGGCGCTTCCTGCCTCGGTCCACCTCGTCGAACAGGGGGAACTGGAGCGGATGAACGAGCTGTTCGGCGGCTTCGGCACCGCGATGGCGGTCGGCGTATTCTGCATCTATTCGGTGCTGGTGCTGCTGTTCCACGAGTTCCTCCAACCGGCGACCATCCTGGCTGCCCTGCCCCTGTCGGTGGGCGGTGCCTTGTTCGCGCTGCTGGTGGCGGGGATGAGCTTCTCCATGCCGACCGTCATCGGGCTGCTGATGCTGATGGGCATCGTCACCAAGAACTCGATCCTGCTGGTGGAGTACGCGGTGATGGCGCGGCGGGATCACGGGCTGGGGCGGGTGGATGCGCTGATCGACGCCTGCCACAAGCGGGCCCGCCCGATCCTGATGACCACCATCGCGATGGGCGCCGGCATGATGCCGATCGCGCTGGGGCTGGGCGCCGACCCCAGCTTCCGCCAACCGATGGCCGTGGTGGTGATCGGCGGGCTGCTGACCTCGACCATGCTCAGCCTGCTGGTCATCCCCGCCCTGTTCCTTCTGGTCGACGACTTCTCGCGGTGGATGGCCAGCTGGTTCGCGCCGCAGGGGGCAACAACGACGACCTGA
- a CDS encoding LysR substrate-binding domain-containing protein, with protein sequence MHGLDDMYLFKCVVEAGGLSPAGRRLGMPKSTLARRIGELEERLGLKLFHRGTRQFTLTNFGVECFDHCKTIASEADKLLVMAERARHSPTGFLHVVCPPVLGSVLVETLAAEFLATAPGVRLHLEESFGIFDPRGVQADLVIFPSFTPLPDAALVARKILTSPYVLVAHREFVAENGHPGDPADLKSMSCLGLGSRSSDWVWTLTRGDRTTAVRFEPRFSTTLPTALLQAVHRRLGIASLPEALCLKDIGTGDLVRVLGDWFPQPVTIYAIYPNNRTLTVAARQFIDLLMLRSPDILSPSPLSGAKS encoded by the coding sequence ATGCACGGTCTGGACGACATGTATCTGTTCAAATGCGTGGTCGAAGCCGGCGGGCTTTCCCCGGCGGGAAGGCGCCTGGGCATGCCGAAATCGACGCTTGCCCGCCGCATCGGCGAGTTGGAGGAGCGGCTCGGCCTGAAATTGTTCCACCGTGGGACGCGGCAGTTCACGCTGACCAATTTCGGCGTCGAATGCTTCGATCACTGCAAGACCATCGCGTCGGAAGCGGACAAGCTGTTGGTTATGGCGGAACGGGCACGCCACAGCCCGACCGGTTTCCTGCATGTGGTCTGTCCACCCGTCCTCGGCTCCGTTCTGGTCGAAACGCTGGCGGCCGAGTTCCTGGCGACCGCGCCCGGCGTCCGTCTGCATCTGGAGGAATCCTTCGGGATCTTCGATCCGCGTGGGGTGCAGGCGGATCTGGTGATCTTTCCCTCCTTCACGCCTCTGCCCGATGCCGCCCTGGTCGCCCGGAAGATCCTGACCTCGCCGTATGTTCTGGTCGCCCATCGGGAGTTTGTTGCCGAAAACGGTCATCCCGGCGACCCTGCCGATCTGAAGAGCATGAGTTGTCTTGGACTTGGCAGCCGCTCGTCGGACTGGGTCTGGACATTGACGCGCGGCGACCGGACAACGGCGGTCCGCTTCGAACCGCGCTTCAGCACGACGCTTCCGACAGCGCTGCTGCAGGCCGTGCACCGGCGGCTCGGCATTGCCTCCCTGCCGGAGGCACTGTGCCTGAAGGACATCGGGACGGGCGATCTCGTCCGGGTCCTGGGGGACTGGTTTCCGCAGCCCGTGACCATCTATGCGATCTATCCGAACAATCGCACTCTGACGGTTGCGGCGCGTCAGTTCATCGATCTCCTCATGCTCCGTTCCCCCGATATTCTTTCTCCTTCCCCCTTGTCTGGCGCGAAGTCGTGA